Proteins from a single region of Amycolatopsis sp. CA-230715:
- a CDS encoding Zn-ribbon domain-containing OB-fold protein: MIVAEKPLSAPLNVGFDYTRSVGPVLGTFVNGLRERRIHGVRGTDGRVHVPPVEYDPVTAAPLTEFVEVGTEGTVLSWSWVAEPLEGQPLARPFAWALIRLDGADTALLHAVDAGAPERVRTGTRVRVRWAAETVGHIRDIACFVLLGDDDGAAVPDPSPVAERADGDPVSIVITPVHLKYQHSVSPGESRYLRALGEGRMLGQRCPSCEKVYIPPRGSCPTDGVPTTDEVDLPDTGIITTFCIVNVPFLGQRIKPPYVAAYILLDGADIAFLHLVLGCDADEVRMGMRVRASWKPRDEWGTTLENIDHFEPTGEPDAPYESFAHHL, from the coding sequence GTGATTGTCGCCGAGAAACCCCTCTCCGCGCCGCTGAACGTGGGATTCGACTACACCCGCTCGGTCGGACCGGTACTGGGCACCTTCGTCAACGGCCTGCGCGAGCGCCGGATCCACGGGGTGCGCGGCACCGACGGCCGGGTGCACGTGCCGCCCGTCGAGTACGACCCGGTGACCGCGGCGCCGCTGACCGAGTTCGTCGAAGTGGGCACCGAGGGCACCGTGCTGTCCTGGTCGTGGGTCGCCGAGCCCCTCGAAGGGCAGCCCCTCGCCCGCCCGTTCGCCTGGGCGCTGATCCGGCTCGACGGCGCGGACACCGCACTGCTGCACGCCGTGGACGCGGGCGCGCCGGAGCGCGTCCGCACCGGCACGCGGGTCCGGGTCCGGTGGGCGGCGGAAACCGTGGGCCACATCAGGGACATCGCGTGCTTCGTCCTCCTCGGCGACGACGACGGCGCGGCCGTCCCCGATCCCTCGCCGGTCGCGGAGCGCGCGGACGGCGACCCGGTGTCCATTGTGATCACTCCGGTGCACCTGAAGTACCAGCATTCGGTGTCGCCTGGCGAAAGCCGCTACCTGCGCGCGCTCGGCGAGGGCAGGATGCTCGGCCAGCGCTGCCCGTCGTGCGAGAAGGTCTACATCCCGCCGCGCGGGTCGTGCCCGACCGACGGGGTGCCGACCACCGACGAGGTGGACCTGCCCGACACCGGGATCATCACCACGTTCTGCATCGTCAACGTGCCGTTCCTCGGCCAGCGGATCAAACCGCCCTACGTGGCGGCCTACATCCTGCTCGACGGCGCCGACATCGCGTTCCTGCACCTCGTGCTCGGCTGCGACGCCGACGAGGTGCGGATGGGCATGCGGGTGCGCGCTTCGTGGAAACCCCGCGACGAATGGGGAACCACGCTGGAGAACATCGACCACTTCGAGCCGACCGGCGAGCCGGACGCGCCGTACGAGTCCTTCGCCCACCATCTCTGA
- a CDS encoding thiolase domain-containing protein gives MEDVAIAGFAQAPNVRETPGTTNGVEMLVPIFAEVFAATGLSKEDIGFWCSGSSDYLAGRAFSFIAAVDAIGAFPPIHESHVEMDAAWALYEAWLKIRMGEVDTALVYGFGKSSAGQLRRVLSLQLDPYVVAPLWPDSVSIAGIQARFGLESGRWSEKDLAEVAARSLTDATGNPHAQRSRAVEAAELLDTPYVADPLRAHDIAPVTDGAAVIVLASASRAADLVERPAIISGIEHRVDSPVLGARDLTRSPSTEAAGRALDLDGVEVAELHAPFSHQELILRAELGLGDDVRITPSGGALAGNPMFSAGLARIGEAAKRIHDGSARKALAHATSGPVLQQNLVAVLEGVN, from the coding sequence ATGGAAGACGTAGCGATAGCGGGGTTCGCGCAGGCGCCGAACGTCCGCGAAACGCCGGGGACGACGAACGGCGTGGAGATGCTGGTGCCAATCTTCGCCGAGGTGTTCGCGGCCACCGGACTGTCCAAAGAAGACATCGGGTTCTGGTGTTCCGGTTCGTCGGACTACCTCGCCGGGCGCGCGTTCTCGTTCATCGCGGCGGTGGACGCGATCGGCGCCTTCCCGCCGATCCACGAGTCGCACGTGGAAATGGACGCGGCGTGGGCGCTGTACGAAGCCTGGCTGAAGATCCGGATGGGTGAGGTGGACACCGCGCTCGTATACGGCTTCGGCAAGTCCTCGGCGGGTCAGCTGCGCCGCGTGCTCTCGCTCCAGCTCGACCCGTACGTCGTCGCTCCACTGTGGCCCGATTCGGTGAGCATCGCCGGGATCCAGGCCCGCTTCGGGCTCGAATCCGGGCGGTGGAGCGAAAAGGACCTCGCCGAGGTCGCGGCGCGCAGCCTCACCGACGCGACCGGCAACCCGCACGCGCAGCGCTCGCGCGCGGTGGAGGCCGCCGAACTCCTCGACACCCCCTACGTCGCGGATCCGTTGCGGGCGCACGACATCGCCCCGGTGACCGACGGCGCCGCGGTGATCGTGCTCGCCTCGGCCAGCCGCGCCGCGGATCTGGTGGAGCGGCCCGCGATCATCAGCGGGATCGAGCACCGGGTCGACTCCCCCGTGCTCGGCGCGCGCGATCTCACGCGCTCGCCGTCGACCGAAGCCGCCGGGCGCGCACTCGATCTGGACGGCGTCGAAGTCGCCGAGTTGCACGCGCCGTTCTCGCACCAGGAACTCATCTTGCGCGCGGAACTGGGCCTCGGCGACGACGTGCGGATCACCCCGTCCGGCGGCGCGCTCGCCGGCAACCCGATGTTCTCGGCCGGGCTGGCGCGGATCGGGGAGGCGGCGAAGCGCATCCACGACGGCAGCGCGCGCAAGGCGCTCGCGCACGCCACCAGCGGGCCCGTCCTGCAGCAGAACCTGGTCGCCGTCCTGGAGGGCGTGAACTGA
- a CDS encoding thiolase domain-containing protein, producing MGKQLAAVLGTGQTHHRAKRTDVSMPGLIREAVDRAMADAGTDWADIDAVVLGKAPDLFEGVMMPELFLADALGATGKPLLRVHTAGSVGGSTALVATSLVQAGIHRRVLTVAFEKQSESNAMWGLSILPPFQMPVGAGAGGYFAPHVRSYIRRTGAPEHIGAIVAAKDRRNGALNPFAHLRQADITVESVRASQMLWDPIRYDETCPSSDGACAMVLGDERSGDAVPGGAAWVHATAMRTEPTTFAGRDQVNPQAGRDAAAALWAEAGITDPLSEVDAAEIYVPFSWFEPMWLENLGFAAEGEGWKVTESGETALGGRMPVNPSGGVLSSNPIGASGMLRFSEAAKQVMGRAGDYQVDGARTAFGHAYGGGSQYFSMWLVGSAKPGS from the coding sequence ATGGGAAAGCAGCTCGCCGCGGTGCTCGGCACCGGGCAGACCCACCACCGCGCGAAGCGGACCGACGTGTCGATGCCGGGGCTGATCCGGGAAGCGGTCGACCGGGCGATGGCCGACGCGGGCACCGACTGGGCCGATATCGACGCGGTGGTGCTCGGCAAGGCGCCCGATCTGTTCGAGGGCGTGATGATGCCCGAGCTGTTCCTGGCCGACGCGCTCGGCGCGACCGGGAAACCGCTGCTGCGCGTGCACACCGCGGGCTCGGTCGGCGGGTCCACCGCGCTGGTCGCGACGAGCCTCGTGCAGGCTGGCATCCACCGCAGGGTGCTGACCGTGGCGTTCGAAAAGCAGTCCGAGTCCAACGCGATGTGGGGGCTGTCGATCCTGCCACCGTTCCAGATGCCGGTCGGGGCGGGCGCGGGCGGCTACTTCGCCCCGCACGTGCGCTCCTACATCCGGCGGACCGGGGCACCGGAGCACATCGGCGCGATCGTCGCCGCGAAGGACCGCCGCAACGGCGCGCTCAACCCCTTCGCCCACCTTCGGCAGGCCGATATCACCGTCGAGTCGGTGCGGGCTTCGCAAATGCTGTGGGACCCGATCCGGTACGACGAAACGTGCCCGTCCTCGGACGGCGCCTGCGCGATGGTGCTCGGCGACGAACGCTCCGGCGACGCGGTGCCCGGCGGAGCCGCCTGGGTGCACGCCACCGCGATGCGCACCGAGCCGACCACGTTCGCCGGGCGCGACCAGGTGAACCCGCAGGCCGGCCGCGACGCGGCGGCGGCGCTGTGGGCGGAGGCCGGTATCACCGATCCGCTGTCCGAAGTGGACGCCGCGGAGATCTACGTGCCGTTCTCCTGGTTCGAACCGATGTGGCTGGAGAACCTCGGGTTCGCGGCCGAGGGCGAGGGCTGGAAGGTGACGGAGTCGGGGGAAACCGCGCTCGGCGGCCGGATGCCGGTCAACCCCTCGGGCGGCGTGCTGTCGTCGAACCCGATCGGCGCCTCGGGCATGCTCCGCTTTTCCGAGGCCGCGAAACAGGTCATGGGCCGGGCGGGCGACTACCAGGTCGACGGCGCGCGCACCGCGTTCGGGCACGCCTACGGCGGCGGCTCCCAGTACTTCTCGATGTGGCTGGTGGGGTCCGCGAAACCGGGCTCGTGA
- a CDS encoding cytochrome P450 has product MATPLIPAGFDFTDPDLYATRMPLEEFAALRKTAPVWWNPQPHNLAGFGDEGYWVVTRLEDVKAVSRDSQLFSSHEKTAIIRFDESMTEEGLNANRLVLLNKDAPHHTKLRRIVSKGFTPRAIGRLEDALRERAARIVSEAKKKGTGDFVTDVACELPLQAIAELLGIPQEDRMKIFDWSNQMVAYEDPEYEVEPVAASAELVGYAWNMAEERRKCPMDDIVTKLVQADVDGESLASDEFGFFVILLSVAGNETTRNAITHGMKAFLDHPDQWELYRRERPKTAPDEIVRWATPVVAFQRTATADTELGGQRIRKGDRVGMFYSSANFDPEVFDAPERFDILREDNPHVGFGGTGSHYCIGANLARLEIDLMFNAIADEMPDIAEVEPPVRLRSSWLNGIKHYPVRYA; this is encoded by the coding sequence GTGGCCACACCGCTCATCCCCGCCGGGTTCGATTTCACCGATCCCGATCTCTACGCCACCAGGATGCCGCTGGAGGAGTTCGCCGCCCTGCGCAAGACCGCGCCGGTGTGGTGGAACCCCCAGCCGCACAACCTCGCCGGGTTCGGTGACGAGGGGTACTGGGTGGTCACCCGGCTCGAAGACGTGAAGGCGGTGTCCCGCGACAGCCAGCTGTTCTCCTCGCACGAGAAGACCGCGATCATCCGGTTCGACGAGTCGATGACCGAGGAAGGGCTGAACGCGAACCGCCTGGTGCTGCTCAACAAGGACGCGCCGCACCACACGAAGCTGCGCCGGATCGTGTCGAAGGGGTTCACGCCGAGGGCGATCGGCAGGCTCGAAGACGCGCTGCGCGAGCGGGCGGCGCGCATCGTCTCGGAGGCGAAGAAGAAGGGGACGGGCGACTTCGTCACCGACGTCGCGTGCGAGCTGCCGCTGCAGGCGATCGCCGAGCTGCTCGGCATCCCGCAGGAGGACCGGATGAAGATCTTCGACTGGTCCAACCAGATGGTCGCCTACGAAGACCCCGAGTACGAGGTCGAGCCGGTGGCCGCGTCCGCCGAACTGGTGGGCTACGCGTGGAACATGGCGGAAGAGCGCCGCAAGTGCCCGATGGACGACATCGTCACGAAGCTGGTGCAGGCCGACGTCGACGGCGAGTCGCTGGCCTCGGACGAGTTCGGGTTCTTCGTCATCCTGCTTTCGGTGGCGGGCAACGAAACCACGCGCAACGCGATCACGCACGGGATGAAGGCGTTCCTCGACCACCCCGACCAGTGGGAGCTCTACCGCCGCGAACGCCCGAAGACCGCGCCGGACGAGATCGTCCGCTGGGCCACGCCGGTGGTCGCGTTCCAGCGCACCGCGACCGCGGACACCGAGCTCGGCGGGCAGCGCATCCGCAAGGGCGACCGGGTCGGCATGTTCTACAGCTCGGCGAACTTCGACCCCGAGGTCTTCGACGCACCGGAGCGGTTCGACATCCTGCGCGAGGACAACCCGCACGTCGGGTTCGGCGGCACCGGCTCGCACTACTGCATCGGCGCGAACCTGGCACGCCTGGAGATCGACCTCATGTTCAACGCGATCGCCGACGAGATGCCCGATATCGCCGAGGTCGAGCCGCCGGTGCGGCTGCGGTCGAGCTGGCTCAACGGCATCAAGCACTACCCGGTCCGCTACGCCTGA
- a CDS encoding steroid 3-ketoacyl-CoA thiolase, which produces MGNPVIVEAVRTPIGKRRGWLSGLHAAEILGAAYRALLDRAALDPAVVEQVIGGSVTQAGEQAGNISRTAWLHAGLPEGTGATTIDAQCGSAQQATHLVAGLIAAGAIDCGIACGIEAMSRVPLGANRGTEAGAPRPDSWAIDMPNQYGAAERIAERRGITRADVDAFGADSQRKAAAAWAAGHFDREVAPVKAPVLAEDGTPTGETRLVTRDQGLRETTVDGLARLKPVLDGGVHTAGTSSQISDGASAVLVMDADRARALGLRPRARILAQALVGAEPFYHLDGPVQATERVLARSGLAMGDLDLFEVNEAFASVVLSWQRVHEPDPELVNVNGGAIALGHPVGSTGARLLTTALHELERRDASTALVTMCAGGALSTGTIIERL; this is translated from the coding sequence GTGGGCAATCCCGTCATCGTCGAGGCGGTCCGCACCCCGATCGGCAAGCGCCGCGGCTGGCTCTCCGGCCTGCACGCCGCGGAGATCCTCGGCGCGGCCTACCGCGCGCTCCTCGACCGCGCGGCGCTCGACCCGGCGGTGGTCGAGCAGGTGATCGGCGGCAGCGTCACGCAGGCGGGCGAGCAGGCGGGCAACATCAGCCGGACCGCGTGGCTGCACGCCGGGCTGCCCGAGGGCACCGGCGCCACCACGATCGACGCGCAGTGCGGATCCGCCCAGCAGGCCACCCATCTCGTCGCCGGGCTCATCGCGGCGGGCGCGATCGACTGCGGGATCGCCTGCGGCATCGAAGCGATGAGCCGCGTCCCGCTCGGCGCGAACCGCGGCACCGAGGCGGGCGCCCCGCGGCCGGATTCGTGGGCCATCGACATGCCGAACCAGTACGGCGCCGCCGAACGGATCGCCGAACGCCGCGGGATCACCCGCGCCGACGTCGACGCGTTCGGGGCGGACTCCCAGCGCAAGGCCGCCGCCGCGTGGGCGGCGGGGCACTTCGACCGGGAGGTGGCACCGGTGAAGGCACCCGTGCTCGCCGAGGACGGCACACCGACCGGCGAGACCCGGCTGGTGACCCGGGACCAGGGCCTTCGCGAGACCACTGTGGACGGTCTGGCCCGGTTGAAGCCGGTGCTCGACGGCGGCGTGCACACCGCGGGCACGTCGTCGCAGATCTCCGACGGCGCTTCCGCCGTGCTCGTGATGGACGCCGACCGCGCCCGCGCGCTCGGGCTGCGGCCGCGGGCGCGCATCCTCGCCCAGGCGCTCGTCGGCGCCGAACCCTTCTACCACCTCGACGGACCGGTGCAGGCCACCGAGCGCGTGCTCGCCCGCAGCGGCCTGGCGATGGGCGATCTCGACCTGTTCGAGGTGAACGAGGCGTTCGCGTCGGTCGTGCTGTCCTGGCAGCGGGTGCACGAGCCCGACCCGGAGCTGGTCAACGTCAACGGCGGCGCCATCGCGCTCGGGCACCCGGTGGGCAGCACCGGGGCGCGCCTGCTCACCACCGCCCTGCACGAACTCGAACGCCGCGACGCGAGCACCGCGCTGGTCACGATGTGCGCCGGTGGCGCGCTGTCCACCGGCACCATCATCGAACGGCTGTGA
- a CDS encoding pyridoxamine 5'-phosphate oxidase family protein — protein sequence MAVSWEKFETAAPDLAHAVRACFAAAETHVLATLRRDGSPRVSGTEVDFTGAELVLGSMHGAVKARDLRRDGRFAVHANPGAELGDGDVKVAGVAVEVTDPAEVARLQGNSDPCHVFLLRLTEAVHTSVAGESIVIDTWREGLPRVRFERKNTGEVVRTEI from the coding sequence ATGGCGGTCAGTTGGGAGAAGTTCGAGACAGCGGCGCCGGATCTGGCGCACGCGGTGCGGGCGTGCTTCGCCGCGGCGGAGACGCACGTGCTGGCCACCCTGCGGCGGGACGGGTCGCCGCGGGTCAGCGGGACGGAGGTGGACTTCACCGGTGCCGAGCTGGTGCTCGGGTCGATGCACGGCGCGGTGAAGGCGAGGGACCTGCGGCGGGACGGCAGGTTCGCGGTGCACGCGAACCCGGGTGCGGAGCTGGGCGACGGCGACGTGAAGGTGGCCGGGGTGGCGGTCGAGGTCACCGACCCGGCGGAAGTGGCGCGGCTGCAAGGGAATTCGGACCCGTGCCACGTGTTCCTGCTGCGGCTGACCGAGGCCGTGCACACCTCGGTGGCCGGCGAGTCGATCGTGATCGACACCTGGCGCGAAGGGCTGCCCCGGGTCCGGTTCGAACGGAAGAACACCGGGGAAGTGGTGCGCACGGAGATCTGA
- a CDS encoding VOC family protein: protein MTILKTYARLWADDLDGTLPVLRELTGEEPHLRLAFERVELGAIGDFLVIAGPAAERAKYAHASATVLVDDLDEAEATLEASGATITTAKTAGPTGRFLYARHAGGAEAEYVEWTPDLVRRILG from the coding sequence ATGACCATCTTGAAGACCTACGCGCGGCTGTGGGCGGACGACCTCGACGGAACCCTGCCCGTCCTGCGGGAACTGACCGGGGAGGAGCCGCACCTGCGCCTGGCGTTCGAGCGTGTCGAACTGGGCGCGATCGGCGATTTCCTCGTGATCGCGGGCCCGGCCGCCGAACGCGCGAAGTACGCGCACGCGTCCGCGACCGTTCTCGTGGACGATCTCGACGAAGCCGAAGCGACCCTCGAAGCCTCCGGCGCGACGATCACGACGGCCAAGACCGCGGGGCCGACGGGACGCTTCCTCTACGCCCGCCACGCGGGCGGCGCGGAGGCGGAGTACGTCGAGTGGACCCCCGATCTCGTCCGGCGCATCCTGGGCTGA
- a CDS encoding winged helix-turn-helix transcriptional regulator — translation METEQLRRTGDDGDVTRADSLAREIFSGVANKWALLIINVLAEDTLRFTELRAGVGGISHKMLTQTLRGLERDGLVHRTVYPTVPPRVDYHLTEPGQELRATVNGMCAWTRKHLGAIEAARRRFDDQAP, via the coding sequence GTGGAAACCGAGCAGCTCAGGCGCACGGGCGACGACGGCGATGTGACGCGCGCCGATTCGCTCGCCCGCGAGATCTTCTCGGGCGTGGCCAACAAGTGGGCGCTGCTGATCATCAACGTGCTCGCCGAGGACACCCTGCGGTTCACCGAGCTGCGGGCGGGCGTCGGCGGCATCAGCCACAAGATGCTCACGCAGACGTTGCGCGGGCTCGAACGCGACGGGCTGGTGCACCGGACCGTGTACCCCACGGTGCCGCCGCGCGTCGACTACCACCTCACCGAACCGGGCCAGGAACTGCGCGCGACGGTCAACGGGATGTGCGCGTGGACGCGCAAGCACCTCGGCGCGATCGAAGCCGCGCGGCGCCGGTTCGACGATCAGGCGCCGTAA
- a CDS encoding SDR family oxidoreductase, with protein sequence MNGIVDGRVVVVTGAGRGIGRAHALAFAREGALVVVNDIGTGLDGDGGSGGPAAEVVAEIEAGGGRAVANTDDVADWDGAGRLVRTAIDRFGGLDVLVNNAGFLRDRMLVNLGEDEWDAVVRVHLKGHFAPMRHAAAYWRAEHKAGRPRAARVVNTSSGAGLLGSIGQGNYSAAKAGIAGLTLVAAAEFARYGVTVNAIAPAARTRMTEGAFAAEMAAPEDGFDAMAPENVSPLVVWLGSEESAPVTGRVFEVDGGRVSLAQAWRHGPEKDKGARWEPGELGPVVAGLIAEAPSPEPVYGA encoded by the coding sequence GTGAACGGGATCGTGGACGGCAGGGTCGTCGTGGTGACCGGCGCGGGCCGGGGCATCGGGCGGGCGCACGCGCTGGCCTTCGCGCGCGAGGGCGCGCTGGTCGTGGTGAACGACATCGGCACCGGGCTCGACGGTGACGGCGGCTCCGGCGGCCCCGCCGCGGAGGTGGTCGCCGAGATCGAGGCCGGCGGCGGGCGCGCGGTGGCGAACACCGACGACGTCGCGGACTGGGACGGCGCGGGCAGGCTCGTGCGGACCGCGATCGACCGCTTCGGCGGGCTCGACGTGCTGGTCAACAACGCCGGTTTCCTGCGAGACCGGATGCTGGTCAACCTCGGCGAGGACGAATGGGACGCGGTGGTCCGCGTGCACCTCAAGGGGCACTTCGCGCCGATGCGGCACGCGGCCGCGTACTGGCGCGCCGAGCACAAGGCGGGCAGGCCGCGGGCGGCGCGGGTGGTCAACACGAGTTCCGGCGCCGGGTTGCTGGGCAGCATCGGGCAGGGGAACTACTCGGCGGCCAAGGCGGGGATCGCCGGGCTCACCCTGGTGGCTGCGGCCGAGTTCGCGCGGTACGGGGTGACGGTCAACGCCATCGCGCCCGCCGCGCGGACCAGGATGACCGAGGGCGCGTTCGCCGCCGAGATGGCCGCGCCGGAGGACGGGTTCGACGCGATGGCACCGGAAAACGTGTCGCCGCTGGTGGTCTGGCTCGGCAGCGAGGAGTCCGCGCCGGTCACCGGCCGGGTGTTCGAAGTGGACGGTGGCAGGGTGTCGCTCGCGCAGGCGTGGCGCCACGGCCCGGAAAAGGACAAGGGTGCTCGCTGGGAGCCGGGTGAGCTCGGCCCGGTGGTGGCGGGGCTCATCGCCGAGGCACCGTCCCCCGAACCGGTTTACGGCGCCTGA
- a CDS encoding SDR family oxidoreductase, whose translation MALDIRLDGSVVLVTGGVRGVGAGIARAFLAAGSSVVVCARHEPREPVAVDGKSADFLPCDVREPEQVSRLVDEVSERHGRLDVLVNNAGGAPFAEAASASPRFHDRVVALNLLAPLTLARYANTVMQGQDSGGAIVNVGSVSGARPSPGTASYGAAKAGLVSLTGSLAVEWAPKVRVNALEVGMVRTEQAELHYGDEAGIAAVGATVPLGRLAEPDEIGACAVFLASPLASYVSGATMAVHGGGEVPAFQRASTAAWKGK comes from the coding sequence GTGGCTCTCGATATCCGGCTCGACGGCTCGGTCGTCCTGGTCACCGGTGGAGTCCGCGGCGTCGGCGCCGGGATAGCGCGCGCGTTCCTCGCCGCGGGGTCCTCAGTGGTGGTCTGCGCGCGGCACGAACCGCGCGAACCCGTTGCGGTGGACGGGAAATCCGCCGATTTTCTGCCCTGCGACGTGCGGGAACCCGAGCAGGTCTCCCGTCTCGTCGACGAGGTTTCCGAGCGCCACGGCAGGCTCGACGTGCTCGTGAACAACGCGGGCGGTGCGCCGTTCGCGGAGGCCGCGAGCGCGTCGCCCCGGTTCCACGACCGCGTCGTCGCGCTCAACCTCCTGGCGCCGCTGACGCTCGCGCGCTACGCGAACACCGTGATGCAGGGCCAGGATTCGGGTGGCGCGATCGTGAACGTGGGCAGTGTCAGCGGTGCGAGACCGTCGCCGGGCACGGCGTCCTACGGCGCGGCGAAGGCGGGGCTGGTGAGCCTCACCGGCAGCCTCGCCGTCGAGTGGGCGCCGAAGGTCCGCGTGAACGCGCTCGAGGTCGGCATGGTGCGGACCGAACAGGCCGAACTGCACTACGGCGACGAGGCCGGGATCGCCGCGGTCGGCGCGACCGTCCCGTTGGGACGGTTGGCGGAACCGGACGAGATCGGCGCGTGCGCGGTGTTCCTGGCTTCACCGCTGGCTTCCTACGTCAGCGGCGCGACGATGGCGGTGCACGGCGGCGGCGAGGTGCCCGCGTTCCAGCGGGCGAGCACAGCGGCGTGGAAGGGGAAGTGA
- a CDS encoding enoyl-CoA hydratase family protein, with protein sequence MPVTTKYPEPGVAVITVDEPPVNALPVRGWFDIANEVTAAGRDTACHVVVLRAEGRGFNAGVDIKEIQRDSGYDKLVGANRGCAAAFSAVYDCPVPVIAAVQGFCLGGGIGLVGNADVVLAADNATFGLPEVDRGALGAATHLARLVPQHLMRALYYTASTIDAHQLHHHGSVYQVVPPESLDEAALALAHRIAAKDTRVIRAAKLAINGIDPQPVHRSYRYEQGFTFELNLTGASDEARRRFVDEGKGA encoded by the coding sequence ATGCCGGTCACCACGAAGTACCCCGAGCCCGGCGTCGCCGTGATCACCGTCGACGAGCCACCGGTCAACGCGCTCCCCGTGCGCGGCTGGTTCGACATCGCGAACGAGGTGACGGCGGCGGGCCGGGACACCGCGTGCCACGTGGTGGTCCTGCGCGCGGAGGGCCGCGGCTTCAACGCGGGCGTGGACATCAAGGAGATCCAGCGCGACAGCGGGTACGACAAGCTCGTCGGCGCGAATCGGGGCTGCGCGGCCGCCTTTTCCGCCGTGTACGACTGCCCGGTGCCGGTGATCGCGGCGGTGCAGGGCTTCTGCCTCGGCGGCGGGATCGGGCTCGTCGGCAACGCGGACGTGGTGCTGGCCGCCGACAACGCGACCTTCGGGCTGCCGGAGGTCGACCGGGGCGCGCTCGGTGCCGCGACGCACCTCGCGCGGCTCGTCCCGCAGCACCTGATGCGCGCGCTGTACTACACGGCCAGCACGATCGACGCGCACCAGCTGCACCACCACGGTTCGGTGTACCAGGTGGTGCCGCCCGAGTCGCTCGACGAGGCCGCGCTGGCGCTCGCGCACCGCATCGCGGCCAAGGACACGCGCGTGATCAGGGCGGCGAAGCTGGCGATCAACGGCATCGACCCGCAGCCGGTGCACCGGAGCTACCGGTACGAGCAGGGGTTCACCTTCGAGCTGAACCTGACCGGTGCTTCCGACGAAGCACGAAGGCGTTTCGTGGACGAAGGCAAGGGAGCGTGA
- a CDS encoding CoA transferase subunit A, whose translation MADKRTTPDEIAAELRDGMTVGIGGWGSRRKPMALVRAILRSGVRDLTVVSYGGPDVGLLASAGRIRRLVFGFVTLDSIAYDPWFCRVREGGEIAVTEYDEGVLGTGLSAAAQRLPFLPTRAGLGSDVLTFNPGLKTVRSPYSDPADGEELLAVPALKLDVALLHLNRADARGNAQYLGPDPYFDDLFALAADRCFVSVERVVETAKLTETAPVQSLLLNRASVHGVAETPHGAHFTTAVPDYGRDERFQRHYAESAKDPDAWPGFVDRFLSGTEADYQEAVRKFTEEAA comes from the coding sequence ATGGCGGACAAGCGGACCACCCCGGACGAGATCGCGGCCGAGCTGCGCGACGGGATGACCGTCGGGATCGGCGGCTGGGGCTCGCGGCGCAAGCCGATGGCACTGGTCAGGGCGATCCTGCGCAGCGGAGTCCGCGACCTGACCGTGGTGTCCTACGGCGGGCCGGATGTCGGGCTGCTGGCCTCGGCCGGCCGGATCCGCAGGCTCGTGTTCGGGTTCGTGACCCTCGATTCGATCGCCTACGACCCGTGGTTCTGCCGCGTGCGCGAGGGCGGCGAGATCGCCGTGACGGAGTACGACGAAGGCGTGCTCGGCACCGGTCTTTCCGCTGCGGCGCAACGGCTTCCGTTCCTGCCGACGCGCGCGGGGCTCGGCTCGGACGTGCTGACCTTCAACCCCGGCTTGAAAACCGTCCGGTCCCCGTACAGCGACCCTGCCGACGGCGAAGAGCTGCTCGCCGTCCCCGCGCTGAAGCTCGACGTCGCGCTGCTGCACCTCAACCGGGCGGACGCGCGCGGCAACGCGCAGTACCTCGGCCCCGACCCGTACTTCGACGATCTGTTCGCGCTGGCCGCGGACCGGTGCTTCGTGTCGGTGGAACGGGTCGTGGAAACCGCGAAGCTGACCGAAACCGCGCCCGTGCAGAGCCTGCTGCTGAACAGGGCGAGCGTGCACGGCGTCGCGGAAACACCGCACGGCGCGCATTTCACCACCGCCGTGCCGGACTACGGCCGGGACGAGCGGTTCCAGCGCCACTACGCCGAATCCGCGAAGGATCCCGATGCCTGGCCGGGGTTCGTGGACCGGTTCCTCAGTGGTACGGAAGCGGATTACCAGGAAGCGGTACGGAAATTCACCGAGGAGGCGGCATGA